From the Pseudomonadota bacterium genome, the window CTACCCCGCCCCCAGCGCCGCCAACGCGCGCTCGAGGCTGGCGTCGCTGGCCAGCATCGCTAGCTTGCGCGCCCGCGGCAGACGCTTCACCTGCCACTCCAGGCGTAGCGCCTGCGAACGGGATCCCACCGGCGCGTGCGCCACCAGGGTGAGCGGGCCGCGACCGCGCAGGTAGCGG encodes:
- a CDS encoding GIY-YIG nuclease family protein, encoding MADNAWFIYFVRCASGEIYTGVATDVARRFAEHEANGARTARYLRGRGPLTLVAHAPVGSRSQALRLEWQVKRLPRARKLAMLASDASLERALAALGAG